The Plasmodium gaboni strain SY75 chromosome Unknown, whole genome shotgun sequence genome includes the window TAATTCTTTTATCATATCATGAAATCCTTCTTTAGATATACCCAAAGCATGATTCCATATGTTATGAAGATCTTCATCAGATGGACgttcttttaaattatctAATACATTATGTAAATCCTCCAGTGTTAATTGTTTtgatatatcattataatttatattattacattgTGAACTAAgagaaatattattatttttttcatctttgttattttttaacatattCTTTTCACTGCTACTTCTTAATCCTGTATTCATTTCAGTTTTTAACTCAGATAAATTTCttctatatatatgataaacACCCCCATCTATTGTTTCACCTTTCTcacatattattatattctgaacaaacaaatattaataatttatataaaaatgtcAATCAATGTAacacataaaatatatatatatatatatattagattCACATTTAATAACTTACGTTTAGTACtactaataataataaaattcCAGTAATTGATAacaaatttaaaaaatttcGTCTAACGCAACAAGCATTCCttgtatttttaatatttgtttCTTCAGAATAATATTCTACACAATGATATTTCATCTTAATCctattattcttattttatattttaacaaataatattatgtattttaaaaataaataaaattgtaTTATAACAGTAACgtcttatatataaatgcTACTTACACTATACTactttataatatattatgtgtacttcacaataatatatatataataaattattatatagtttaatatattatat containing:
- a CDS encoding exported protein (PHISTa), whose product is MKYHCVEYYSEETNIKNTRNACCVRRNFLNLLSITGILLLLVVLNNIIICEKGETIDGGVYHIYRRNLSELKTEMNTGLRSSSEKNMLKNNKDEKNNNISLSSQCNNINYNDISKQLTLEDLHNVLDNLKERPSDEDLHNIWNHALGISKEGFHDMIKELALYIEDYLVTYEYQRYHHFPGRKPVCINSKYRTWRKAMYDIGVALTSTDKEHTLNFYSLIKDGASIDEMRNFIYSFLNYYSTLKIDLFNKQMDIFTERMNNPVRIRI